Proteins from a single region of Hermetia illucens chromosome 3, iHerIll2.2.curated.20191125, whole genome shotgun sequence:
- the LOC119651987 gene encoding probable cytochrome P450 6a14: MVFLVILTSIVCLTVTFVLWMRKRFSYWKEMGAPYEEPSFLYGNLKGVGKQDHDGQLIEKFYRKHKGRGPFVGIFFFLVPVVVPIDLELVKNILIRDFNYFHDRGLFYNEKDDPLSGHLFTLPGLRWRRIRNKLSPAFTSGKMKTIFPLIVKIARRLELKLNEISTSESQVDIKDIMARFTVDVIGTCAYGLEANSLEDGQNEFFHVGMSVFENPRHGTGFTFLLLAFREYARKLGFKTFRDEVIKFYSSTIRKVVDYRLANNIERGDFMDILIRLHVGGNEEPLTFNELLAQAFVFHSAGFETSSSTLQFCFYELACNPVIQEQTRSHINEVLGEHGGELTYEAVADMKYLDQVIAETLRLYPPAGNHIREVTQDYKVPGTDFILKKGTSVMIPIYAIQRDAEYFPNSTSFNPDNFTEENIKSRPFAAYLPFGEGPHMCIGARFAMMQVKVGLVTGLRNYKYTLSERTGRPLKLQSKFFLTNVDGGIWLNIERLK, from the exons ATGGTGTTTTTAGTGATTTTGACGAGCATAGTTTGCTTGACTGTTACGTTCGTCCTATGGATGCGGAAAAGATTCTCATATTGGAAGGAAATGGGCGCTCCTTATGAGGAGCCTTCCTTTCTTTACGGGAACTTGAAAGGGGTCGGAAAACAGGATCACGACGGGCAGCTGATTGAGAAATTTTACCGAAAGCATAAAGGCCGAGGTCCGTTTGTGGGAATTTTCTTCTTCCTGGTACCAGTGGTTGTACCGATAGATCTTGAACTTGTGAAAAACATCTTGATCAGAGATTTCAACTACTTTCATGATCGTGGTCTTTTCTACAATGAAAAGGACGACCCTTTGTCGGGACATCTATTCACTCTACCAGGATTAAGATGGAGGCGAATACGAAACAAACTTTCACCGGCTTTCACAAGCGGAAAAATGAAAACTATATTCCCGTTGATAGTGAAGATCGCAAGAAGATTGGAGCTTAAATTAAATGAGATTAGCACGTCGGAGTCTCAAGTGGACATTAAGGATATTATGGCGCGATTCACTGTTGATGTTATTGGAACTTGTGCCTATGGGTTGGAAGCTAATAGTTTAGAAGATGGCCAGAATGAGTTCTTCCATGTTGGAATGAGCGTCTTTGAAAATCCTAGACACGGTACGGGGTTTACTTTCCTCCTGCTGGCCTTTCGAGAATACGCCCGGAAGTTAGGTTTCAAAACATTCCGGGATGAAGTTATCAAATTCTACTCAAGTACTATCCGAAAAGTTGTAGACTATCGTTTAGCTAATAACATTGAGAGGGGTGACTTTATGGACATCCTGATTAGGTTGCATGTGGGTGGCAACGAGGAACCCCTGACTTTTAACGAACTCTTGGCGCAGGCTTTCGTTTTCCATAGTGCAGGCTTTGAAACATCTTCCTCGACCCTTCAATTTTGTTTCTATGAACTTGCTTGTAACCCTGTAATTCAAGAGCAGACTAGGAGTCACATCAATGAGGTTTTAGGTGAACATGGCGGTGAACTTACTTACGAAGCGGTGGCGGATATGAAATACCTGGACCAAGTTATTGCTG AAACCCTTCGCCTTTATCCACCTGCTGGCAACCATATACGGGAAGTTACTCAAGACTACAAAGTCCCTGGTACTGATTTCATCCTCAAGAAGGGCACATCCGTGATGATCCCCATCTACGCAATACAACGCGATGCCGAATATTTCCCAAATTCAACAAGTTTCAACCCAGATAATTTTAcggaagaaaatataaaatctaGACCGTTTGCTGCATATTTACCTTTCGGCGAAGGACCTCACATGTGTATAGGTGCTAGATTTGCCATGATGCAAGTGAAAGTTGGGTTGGTAACAGGATTACGTAACTACAAATATACACTCTCGGAAAGGACTGGACGCCCATTGAAGCTTCAATCGAAATTCTTTCTTACAAATGTGGATGGAGGTATTTGGTTGAATATTGAgcgattgaaataa